From a single Sorghum bicolor cultivar BTx623 chromosome 5, Sorghum_bicolor_NCBIv3, whole genome shotgun sequence genomic region:
- the LOC8064425 gene encoding uncharacterized protein LOC8064425: MQAGDCQDEGRHVGAEEVPERQVRRRRRQRRRGRAVVANVPSGDAARPDRARDRAGQPIREGHRDGGRRYESRAPEDPKTGSQDQEAHGGGGARADAPPCPSCPREAQPLRWRRNALRRCRHAAVARPRAVPDPVQAHVAGRGRGHRRPAVGVGQPHIPEEPPLGQEGGDVPEPRVPRLHLGRRKHLRVRDAVAFQEAEAVLQDAVPGHGASAADAAQVPGQVAPERAGVQAQDPREGCAAGETHRRRVTAAAREGAGVTRENPALLVLAV; encoded by the exons ATGCAAGCAGGAGACTGTCAG GATGAGGGGCGGCACGTCGGCGCAGAAGAGGTCCCCGAACGTCAAGTTCGGCGGCGTCGGCGCCAGCGGCGGAGAGGGCGCGCAGTGGTGGCGAATGTCCCTTCCGGCGATGCTGCTAGGccagaccgtgctagagatcgTGCAGGCCAGCCGATTCGTGAGGGACATCGTGACGGCGGCCGGCGCTATGAATCAAGAGCCCCCGAGGACCCCAAAACCGGCTCCCAGGACCAGGAagcccacggcggcggcggcgccagagCAGACGCCCCTCCGTGCCCGTCGTGCCCGAGAGAAGCACAGCCATTGAGGTGGCGCCGCAACGCGCTTCGCCGATGCCGCCACGCCGCCGTCGCGCGGCCGCGTGCGGTCCCGGATCCAGTTCAAGCCCACGTCGCCGGTCGCGGTCGTGGTCACCGTCGGCCGGCCGTCGGTGTCGGCCAACCGCATATCCCCGAAGAACCGCCCCTGGGCCAAGAAGGCGGTGATGTTCCCGAACCCCGCGTTCCACGCCTCCACCTCGGCCGCCGCAAACACCTACGCGTGCGCGACGCCGTCGCCTTCCAAGAAGCAGAAGCAGTTCTACAAGACGCGGTCCCCGGTCATGGCGCTAGCGCGGCAGACGCCGCACAAGTTCCTGGTCAAGTCGCCCCCGAGCGCGCTGGGGTCCAAGCTCAGGATCCACGGGAAGGCTGTGCTGCCGGTGAGACCCACCGCCGCCGTGTCACCGCCGCTGCCCGTGAAGGCGCAGGCGTCACCCGCGAAAACCCGGCGCTGCTCGTTCTCGCCGTCTAG